The following coding sequences lie in one Enterococcus sp. 9E7_DIV0242 genomic window:
- a CDS encoding carbohydrate-binding domain-containing protein encodes MKKRSLAGMLALGFAGAMFIGASDASAAQVLTGNVDLKGADSTIVVENGVSLLKTKSATYELTEDSMIYSSKTLKLTLNNASPVNIDSIYTKNHLKIYGNGELNADAEGQFGINVGDDLVVDSKSKAVINSKGNEAGVRTSSQIEQHGGTINAYGKQYGVWVKNDVQTYTGAVLNANSEEKFGVYAGEDVFVRSGSKLTAEGELAGIFTGELIKADHEGSVITGISRNFNSGYAALHNSTTLRARCGGLVREVYQNPTIVVDKKDGIKVEDITQVGWHLKNAKNYTWTSDPAGLVELNNGRLYSKDGAPMNMTITGTRTTGFYAIVNKYVKEESVWLTYNGTHQVVFENAKTANEVTITVNYHIDIDGDGEYDQVSEPKEFKYEPGSPVSVIDLKEGHPFSDGVSFVTGTVTEDFIAEEDKEIDFYFEGDAE; translated from the coding sequence ATGAAGAAAAGAAGTCTTGCGGGAATGCTGGCTTTAGGGTTTGCCGGTGCAATGTTTATAGGAGCTAGTGATGCTTCAGCAGCACAAGTACTAACTGGAAATGTCGATTTGAAAGGTGCAGATTCTACCATTGTTGTGGAAAATGGTGTGAGCTTGCTTAAGACAAAAAGTGCTACGTATGAATTAACAGAAGATAGCATGATCTATAGTTCTAAAACATTGAAATTAACGTTGAATAATGCATCGCCAGTAAATATTGATTCTATTTATACTAAAAACCATCTGAAAATTTACGGAAACGGTGAATTGAACGCAGATGCAGAAGGTCAATTTGGTATTAATGTAGGTGATGACCTGGTTGTTGATTCTAAGAGTAAAGCAGTAATTAATTCTAAAGGGAATGAAGCTGGTGTACGCACTTCTTCTCAAATTGAGCAACATGGTGGAACAATCAACGCCTACGGAAAACAATATGGTGTTTGGGTGAAAAATGACGTACAGACTTATACAGGTGCTGTATTGAATGCGAACTCTGAAGAAAAATTCGGTGTATATGCCGGAGAAGATGTTTTTGTACGTTCAGGTTCTAAGTTGACTGCTGAAGGTGAATTGGCTGGTATTTTCACTGGTGAATTGATCAAAGCAGACCATGAAGGTAGTGTAATCACTGGTATTTCACGTAACTTCAATAGTGGTTATGCAGCGTTGCATAACTCAACTACGCTTCGTGCAAGATGTGGTGGTTTAGTTCGTGAAGTATACCAAAACCCAACAATTGTTGTAGACAAAAAAGATGGCATCAAAGTTGAAGATATTACACAAGTTGGTTGGCATTTGAAAAATGCTAAAAACTACACTTGGACATCTGACCCTGCTGGTTTAGTTGAGTTGAACAATGGCAGACTATACAGTAAAGACGGTGCGCCAATGAACATGACGATCACTGGTACTCGTACAACTGGGTTCTACGCAATCGTTAACAAGTACGTGAAAGAAGAATCTGTATGGTTGACTTACAATGGTACTCATCAAGTTGTTTTTGAAAATGCTAAAACAGCGAATGAAGTGACCATCACAGTAAACTATCATATCGATATTGATGGTGACGGTGAATACGATCAAGTAAGTGAACCAAAAGAATTCAAATATGAACCAGGTTCACCTGTGTCTGTAATTGATTTGAAAGAGGGACATCCGTTTTCGGATGGTGTGAGCTTTGTTACTGGAACTGTAACGGAAGATTTTATTGCTGAAGAAGATAAAGAGATTGATTTTTACTTCGAAGGTGATGCTGAGTAA
- a CDS encoding DUF5067 domain-containing protein — protein MNKKSVGCFMVIVLFFLAGCQAKLSEKKVTFKSSSYAYQFQLPDSWDKQDESSYKGEYGNQAIFGAEDSISKSEMFIQASSLSEVDLTDFGAKTRKNLQEIYDYSKLDDIYMKEYEVGKNQAYKYTLNGQHEGDSVWVHCYYVITDNELIEFIFYSADDNRFEERVEIIDESVSTLTEKEPLESTADEEVTTPSQESKEEKSSETMVENKEMSIAVTGYRNLTVGDQAYLAIRYTVTNKSESELEPLVWYEKAKVKLGDDVLAQADFPNDDAVGNLKVLAEDNTKKLKKGETGNGLAFYSISTDEEDKAYVEFLESEFEQAEPIGFDLSRFN, from the coding sequence ATGAACAAGAAAAGCGTAGGCTGTTTTATGGTGATAGTTCTATTTTTCTTAGCTGGTTGTCAAGCGAAATTATCAGAAAAAAAAGTAACCTTTAAAAGTTCATCGTATGCTTATCAATTTCAATTGCCGGATAGTTGGGATAAGCAGGATGAAAGTAGTTATAAGGGAGAATATGGGAATCAAGCCATTTTTGGTGCGGAAGATAGCATAAGTAAATCAGAGATGTTTATTCAAGCTTCGTCACTATCAGAGGTTGATTTAACGGATTTTGGCGCTAAGACTAGAAAGAACCTTCAAGAAATTTATGACTATAGTAAGCTAGATGACATTTATATGAAGGAATATGAAGTAGGAAAGAATCAAGCCTATAAGTACACTCTGAATGGTCAGCACGAAGGAGACAGTGTCTGGGTGCATTGCTATTATGTGATAACAGACAATGAATTGATTGAGTTCATCTTCTATTCTGCGGATGATAACAGATTTGAGGAACGGGTGGAAATTATTGATGAATCAGTCAGTACTTTGACTGAAAAAGAACCGTTGGAGTCAACGGCTGATGAAGAGGTAACGACGCCATCTCAAGAATCGAAGGAAGAGAAGTCTTCTGAAACTATGGTTGAGAATAAGGAAATGTCAATTGCAGTAACTGGCTATCGAAATCTTACTGTTGGTGATCAAGCGTATTTAGCTATTCGATATACTGTGACAAATAAGAGTGAATCTGAACTTGAACCGCTTGTTTGGTATGAAAAAGCGAAAGTGAAGCTTGGGGATGATGTGTTGGCTCAAGCAGATTTTCCAAATGATGATGCTGTTGGAAACTTAAAAGTTTTAGCAGAAGATAATACAAAAAAATTGAAAAAAGGCGAGACGGGCAACGGGTTGGCATTTTACTCTATATCTACCGATGAGGAAGATAAGGCCTATGTAGAATTTTTGGAGTCGGAATTTGAGCAGGCGGAACCCATTGGATTCGATTTAAGCAGATTCAATTAG
- a CDS encoding YfhO family protein, with product MIKKWMSFIKKNGLFLLLSFLIPVVVMIAVYALNDIYFGSDRTILASDSFSQYSNFHASFNNVLKGEQNIFYTWYGSLGLNYWAFSAYYLNGIFTPLVALFSNGAMPDALYVITLVKFGFIGLSFWVFAYNTFKKTSKWQLLAYSSAYGLMGYAVAYSEVIMWLDTFVYLPLIILGIHRVMDEKKPLLLFISYLLLFVSNFYMAFIVGVFSFLYYWARLATDPKRYKKSILSYLLTSLLAGGASMITILPTVLDLKNNGEGMDSLTQLWTYDTGVWDLVVKNMVAVYDTSKYEAAPFIYIGLFPLLFFLYYFSTKKIPLRNKLVYGSLFLLLIASVYVNPLNLFWHGLHAPNMFLFRFSFLFSFLIILLCGYGFEVFQKEDTNHIINLILLMGGIFLAAVLFSNKKRYDYITDLSLYLTIGFLVLFLILILLKRKNGRFQQLFPLLLLMVMITEASFNANALIEGIGVEWGYPTKEIFNYDERHEATRALVDMTKKENANFYRLENLDRLTLNDSFNYGYSGVSMFSSIRNRHSSAYLNNLGYRSSGSNLNIKYENNTLLMDSLLGVKYNISESDVMKFGYTKIKEEGKYALYENKLALPLGILTDEEIFETDAIKSQSGLFNQLSGLEETMTQVIEPRVVETDNITVTEADGAVTYTEISPTKGKKVKWEVYVPANQQAYLSLYPATFSYMGECNVEVTVNGVKRVNNLASTGQYYNLGYYEKGTAVTVTVSFTGTRVVKLYQPDVLLLDTQKFENAVKEMSKKGVDIKTSGRRATAAVSLDEAQTLFTTIPYDKGWKAYIDGKEVEMPNLKKAFLTLNIPKGSHKIEFVFLPQGFKIGAILFGSCIALFIGYCGWLYRNRISREEQQTV from the coding sequence ATGATAAAAAAATGGATGAGCTTTATAAAGAAAAATGGACTGTTTTTGCTACTTAGTTTTTTGATACCGGTAGTGGTGATGATTGCTGTATATGCGCTGAATGATATTTATTTTGGCAGTGACAGAACGATATTGGCGAGCGACAGCTTTTCTCAATATTCGAATTTCCATGCTAGTTTCAATAATGTGTTGAAAGGTGAACAAAATATTTTTTATACATGGTATGGCTCTTTAGGATTAAACTACTGGGCTTTTTCAGCCTATTATCTGAACGGGATATTTACTCCACTCGTTGCGCTATTTAGTAATGGAGCTATGCCAGATGCTTTATATGTGATCACGTTGGTAAAATTTGGATTTATAGGGTTGTCATTTTGGGTGTTTGCGTATAATACATTCAAGAAAACATCCAAATGGCAATTGTTAGCCTATAGTTCAGCTTATGGGTTGATGGGGTATGCGGTCGCTTATTCAGAAGTAATCATGTGGCTAGATACCTTTGTTTATCTTCCTTTGATTATACTCGGGATTCATCGAGTGATGGATGAAAAGAAACCCTTACTTCTTTTTATCAGTTACCTATTGTTGTTTGTATCGAATTTTTATATGGCATTTATCGTAGGTGTCTTCTCTTTCCTATATTATTGGGCGAGGCTAGCTACAGATCCAAAACGGTATAAAAAGAGTATCTTGTCCTATTTGCTTACATCTCTGTTAGCTGGTGGAGCCTCTATGATAACTATTCTGCCGACTGTTCTGGATTTAAAAAATAATGGGGAAGGAATGGACTCGCTGACGCAGCTTTGGACTTATGATACGGGTGTATGGGATCTTGTTGTGAAAAATATGGTAGCTGTTTATGATACCAGTAAATATGAGGCTGCGCCATTCATCTATATCGGCTTGTTTCCATTGTTGTTTTTTCTTTACTATTTTTCAACCAAGAAAATACCTTTAAGAAATAAACTTGTGTATGGCAGTTTGTTCTTATTGCTGATAGCTAGCGTGTATGTCAATCCATTGAATTTATTTTGGCATGGGTTGCATGCACCCAATATGTTTCTATTTCGCTTTAGTTTCCTTTTTTCCTTTTTGATTATTTTGCTATGTGGCTATGGTTTTGAAGTGTTTCAGAAGGAAGATACAAACCATATTATTAATCTTATACTCCTTATGGGCGGTATATTTTTAGCTGCTGTTCTGTTTTCAAATAAGAAACGGTATGACTATATTACGGATTTGTCCTTGTATCTGACCATTGGATTCTTAGTCCTGTTCCTCATTCTTATACTGTTGAAAAGGAAAAATGGGCGTTTTCAACAATTATTTCCGTTGTTATTGCTAATGGTGATGATTACAGAGGCTTCATTTAACGCGAATGCTTTGATTGAAGGAATAGGGGTGGAGTGGGGCTATCCAACCAAGGAAATTTTTAACTATGATGAAAGGCATGAAGCAACAAGAGCGCTTGTTGATATGACCAAGAAAGAAAATGCCAATTTCTATCGATTGGAAAATTTGGATCGACTTACATTAAATGATAGCTTTAATTATGGATACAGTGGTGTCTCGATGTTCTCGTCTATTCGTAATCGTCATTCTTCTGCGTATTTGAATAACTTGGGGTATCGATCATCAGGAAGTAATTTGAATATAAAGTATGAAAATAACACCTTGTTAATGGATTCGTTATTGGGAGTAAAGTATAACATTTCGGAATCAGATGTGATGAAATTTGGTTATACCAAAATAAAGGAAGAGGGAAAATACGCCCTCTATGAAAATAAACTGGCATTGCCATTGGGGATTTTGACCGATGAGGAAATTTTTGAAACGGACGCTATTAAGAGCCAAAGTGGGTTGTTTAATCAACTGTCTGGTTTGGAAGAAACGATGACACAGGTCATTGAGCCTAGAGTTGTTGAAACAGACAATATTACTGTAACAGAAGCTGATGGTGCGGTAACCTATACAGAAATAAGCCCTACAAAAGGCAAGAAAGTTAAATGGGAAGTGTATGTGCCTGCAAACCAACAAGCGTATCTGAGTCTGTATCCTGCAACATTTTCTTATATGGGAGAATGTAATGTTGAAGTGACCGTCAATGGCGTGAAACGAGTGAATAACTTGGCTTCTACAGGGCAATATTATAATTTGGGCTACTATGAAAAAGGGACAGCTGTTACAGTTACTGTTTCATTCACTGGAACACGCGTAGTAAAGCTGTATCAACCGGATGTTTTGCTGCTTGATACACAAAAATTCGAGAACGCTGTGAAAGAAATGTCTAAAAAGGGTGTAGACATCAAAACTTCCGGGAGAAGAGCGACTGCTGCAGTAAGCCTTGATGAGGCTCAAACGTTGTTTACAACGATTCCGTATGACAAGGGGTGGAAAGCTTATATTGATGGAAAAGAGGTTGAAATGCCGAATCTTAAGAAAGCATTCCTTACATTGAATATTCCAAAAGGAAGTCATAAAATTGAGTTTGTTTTTCTCCCTCAAGGATTCAAAATTGGTGCTATTCTTTTTGGGAGTTGCATCGCATTATTTATTGGTTATTGCGGTTGGTTATACCGTAATAGAATAAGCAGAGAGGAGCAGCAAACAGTATGA
- the lepB gene encoding signal peptidase I, with the protein MNTTKFKFKRPGNLRREKQKRVILSAFFFLFLGGLLAVFLITIRPHQIDGVSMEPTLQNGDRLFIKKTQQPKRYELITFYPKENPSDSYVKRVVGLPGDKIYTEGNALYINHQMREDQALRSDTKAKDLPDGTLKVTITKNVWDILVDIEEIPEDVYFVLGDNRNNSTDSRHFGFVEKKQIEGVVMFRYYPFDSIGFIN; encoded by the coding sequence GACAAAATTTAAATTTAAACGTCCTGGAAATCTTAGGAGAGAAAAGCAGAAACGAGTGATTCTTTCTGCTTTCTTCTTTCTGTTTTTAGGCGGGTTGCTTGCGGTATTTTTAATAACTATTCGACCGCATCAAATTGATGGAGTCTCTATGGAACCGACTTTACAAAATGGAGATCGATTGTTTATTAAGAAAACACAGCAACCGAAAAGATATGAGTTGATTACTTTTTATCCAAAAGAAAACCCAAGTGATTCATATGTGAAGAGAGTGGTTGGGCTACCTGGGGATAAGATATATACGGAAGGGAATGCATTATATATAAATCATCAGATGAGAGAGGATCAAGCACTTCGATCGGATACGAAAGCAAAGGATTTGCCGGATGGTACCTTGAAGGTGACGATTACGAAAAATGTCTGGGATATATTAGTGGATATAGAAGAAATTCCAGAAGATGTGTATTTTGTTCTAGGTGATAATCGAAATAATTCCACAGATAGCCGTCACTTTGGATTTGTTGAAAAAAAACAAATAGAGGGAGTCGTCATGTTTCGATATTATCCTTTTGATTCTATAGGATTTATCAACTAA